In one Pseudomonas purpurea genomic region, the following are encoded:
- a CDS encoding GFA family protein, giving the protein MSTKKHEGGCLCGHIRFVATGEPQNPHTCSCGICQRHSGGLTLCWVEFSKDEVQWVGEGGMPTLYRSSEYSSRAFCPRCGSTLGAIDDAPTVALVLGSFDAKGQSALRPTAHSFTSSRPRWWKIDVGLKGKPAP; this is encoded by the coding sequence ATGAGTACTAAAAAACATGAGGGTGGATGCCTCTGCGGGCACATCCGATTCGTTGCCACGGGTGAGCCCCAAAACCCTCATACCTGCTCGTGCGGGATATGTCAGCGGCACTCGGGTGGGTTGACCCTGTGCTGGGTGGAGTTCTCAAAGGATGAAGTGCAATGGGTGGGCGAAGGCGGGATGCCGACCCTGTACCGATCTTCGGAGTACTCCAGCCGAGCCTTTTGCCCTCGCTGCGGCAGCACGCTGGGCGCCATTGATGATGCACCCACGGTCGCGTTGGTACTCGGCAGTTTCGACGCCAAGGGGCAAAGTGCGCTGCGTCCCACAGCGCACTCCTTTACGTCCTCTCGGCCACGCTGGTGGAAAATCGACGTTGGGCTCAAAGGAAAGCCTGCGCCCTAG
- a CDS encoding DUF3865 domain-containing protein, producing MYRNFPSLVDGYLSQCTDTDALINKVIREGKAAVSGRELIAGHLNPMIASLYQKIHDLVDPKSLSKEEAQLYIAELSVFARYNSTMLLRAAETVRGFCPELAQELTRNFLEEGGERGKLPAHYVVFSGALIEDLGLRVNGWMPRTDSTRSLISLIDVLTWSHCPSTILGMYYATEAVAIAETQLLREITDRLGTVLGLGSGRSLKRLDFYYRMHLDDDHVAATGSVAVEQGHQDGIARFIHEAELFNFLQPQIVDGFLQMLNPFVDQWAEIHSLVQEGRASRHKAA from the coding sequence ATGTACAGAAACTTCCCCAGTCTGGTTGACGGTTATCTCAGCCAGTGTACCGACACCGATGCGCTGATCAATAAAGTCATACGAGAAGGCAAAGCGGCGGTTTCCGGTCGCGAACTGATTGCCGGGCACTTGAACCCGATGATCGCCAGTCTCTATCAGAAGATCCATGACCTGGTTGATCCCAAGAGTCTCTCGAAAGAAGAAGCGCAGTTGTACATTGCCGAACTGTCTGTGTTTGCGCGCTACAACTCCACCATGCTGCTACGGGCGGCAGAGACCGTCAGAGGCTTCTGCCCCGAGCTGGCTCAGGAGTTGACGCGCAATTTCCTGGAGGAGGGGGGCGAGAGAGGCAAGCTGCCTGCCCACTATGTGGTTTTCAGTGGTGCGCTGATTGAGGACCTTGGCTTGCGGGTCAATGGCTGGATGCCCCGTACCGACTCGACACGCTCGCTTATCTCGTTGATTGATGTCCTGACCTGGTCGCATTGCCCTTCCACCATACTGGGCATGTACTACGCAACCGAAGCCGTTGCCATTGCCGAGACCCAGTTGCTGCGGGAGATCACCGACCGGCTGGGCACGGTCCTGGGGCTGGGGTCGGGTCGCTCGCTGAAGCGTCTTGATTTCTACTACCGGATGCACCTGGATGATGATCATGTTGCGGCCACAGGCAGTGTGGCGGTCGAACAGGGTCACCAGGATGGCATCGCCCGGTTTATTCACGAGGCCGAACTCTTCAACTTCCTTCAACCGCAGATAGTTGACGGGTTCTTGCAGATGCTCAACCCGTTCGTCGACCAATGGGCCGAGATCCATAGCCTGGTGCAGGAAGGTCGGGCATCCAGGCACAAAGCCGCTTAA